A genomic window from Henningerozyma blattae CBS 6284 chromosome 3, complete genome includes:
- the VAM6 gene encoding Vam6p (similar to Saccharomyces cerevisiae VAM6 (YDL077C); ancestral locus Anc_4.274) has protein sequence MFKPSLIQTISSPETTSHIFINNSNKLIISKKNGDIDIYSKQSHHSFKFSQTYSKLLQNPTLLQQWYHSNELSIIIARYDNSLYFFNSTNLQLFDTIHDKRGIQNCWFINCNHSSSITHSPIVSSSSPPSDDQFIVFIYSMKLKARLRLIIWQNNSYKKMIELSLSNNKEKIISIDHSSQLGLIIVTNISIYYYSLTDNNTTLTKINTIWKKKIDSTDMIQSLQNLQDLTNVASNTTTLDNQSYLSIGRLSKKSSITNFWQRRHRITIPMANQLTSRFVFSNGNDVMVIDPISKNLLFLNHDVTLPSFTAKSHSQFVERNKDFNSIKLCFGNFLLLYNSQFIKIVDYKYGFNYGKFKLNNSNIKSVSILSNNLIAIYTENNDIQIIELKLVDCIMTNDLTSDELSIDYEEEEEEEDNDNDDDEEFIKLWKKVIFYTEFLNLSNYHLFLHNNNNNSSTSFEICAIKLRDLTVLWCLNIFDKLQSCLNVIHNQDSDPQIIQLQNIILSLIFENFIKFWAPPQLVILRTFPFNISNLVKFLTNQNFFTHIKISKISNQSLPLETVQKWIIPYLTDTRRHLKTLLQKDKSSRNGDGVIIWNYNSHSIEQSKDFFMMDDHDDVSLENLLKLIDTTLFLMYLNYIPSMVSTLMRVENSCDFKIVYDQLFERKMFKELLDFYYQHGEHEQALKFLIGLKSHLNDQDNYSSSNLQFQWSQNIQYLILNYLKQLPLSLLDIIINYANWLMENVKDDAKSNILKEIFLLRAENFSYQDQLKVYQYIDKFNSKLSLNFLEIVGAESKIINPNIHIKLIERYLFDFNNNDNNSMTKLKLNSFLRTNNKYNPETILKILQNYLNEGKIPKDQENSFKYLLISPLQRLGKHETSLDILYDQLNDFKTCSNYCLQILNSNSNSNNDNNDDDDDDDDDDGNGNDKNSQNVLLYFFQKIIDSYLLNNITTEIIFFLQIHGKNIDTITLLELIPKNFKLFDLSLTLFNSINKTSFQKDYSKLKQNLLQLELINISNDINQLSASYSILDETYSCPVCRKNFPIYTTGTILWFKIGHRNVATHYNCGKVLQNRINEKKKLTTHQNLKTIQSLRNQDNTA, from the coding sequence atgtttaaaCCCTCACTCATACAAACAATCTCTTCTCCAGAAACTACGTCCCACATCTTCATcaacaattcaaataaattgataatatccaaaaaaaatggtgATATAGACATCTACTCCAAACAATCCCAccattcttttaaattctcCCAAACCTATtccaaattattacaaaacCCGACCCTTTTGCAACAATGGTACCATTCCAATGAACTCTCCATCATAATCGCAAGATACGACAATTCattgtattttttcaattccaCAAACCTACAACTGTTTGATACAATCCATGATAAGAGAGGAATTCAAAATTGTTGGTTCATCAATTGCAACCATTCTTCTTCCATCACACACTCCCCCATTGTCTCATCCTCCTCCCCCCCCTCCGATGATCAATTCATCGTATTCATTTACTCCATGAAATTGAAAGCTCGTCTAAGATTGATCATTTGGCAAAATAACTCatacaaaaaaatgatcgaattatcattatccaataataaagaaaaaatcatatCCATCGATCATTCATCACAACTGGGCTTGATCATCGTCACAAACATCTCcatctattattattcattaacCGATAACAACACAACTCTAACCAAGATTAATAccatttggaaaaaaaaaatagattcCACTGATATGATCCAATCGTTACAGAATTTACAAGATTTGACAAACGTTGCTTCAAATACTACTACTCTAGATAATCAATCGTATCTTTCCATAGGAAGATTATCCAAGAAATCctcaattacaaatttttgGCAAAGAAGACATCGTATCACTATCCCCATGGCAAATCAATTAACCTCTAGATTTGTCTTTTCCAATGGTAATGATGTGATGGTTATTGATCCAATCTCGAAAAACttgctttttttaaacCATGATGTCACTTTGCCAAGTTTCACAGCAAAATCACATTCACAATTTGTAGAGAGAAATAAAGATTTCAATTCTATTAAACTTTGTTTTGGTAATTTCCTTTTACTTTACAACTCtcaattcattaaaattgtaGATTACAAATATGGATTCAATTATGGTAaatttaaactaaataattcaaatattaaatctgtttcaatattatcaaataatttaattgcaATTTAtactgaaaataatgatattcaaATCATTGAACTTAAATTGGTAGATTGTATTATGACGAACGATTTAACAAGTGACGAACTTTCCATCGATTacgaagaagaagaagaagaagaagataatGACAATGACGACGATGAAGAATTCATCAAGCTTTGGAAAAAAGTCATCTTTTATACAGAGTTTCTAAACTTATcaaattatcatttatttctacataacaacaacaacaatagtTCTACCAGTTTCGAGATTTGTGCTATAAAACTAAGAGATTTAACCGTATTGTGGTGTTTAAAcatttttgataaattacaaTCATGTTTAAATGTCATTCATAATCAAGATTCAGACCCTCAAATTATTCAActacaaaatattatattaagtttAATTTTcgaaaattttattaaattttgggCTCCACCACAATTAGTCATCTTAAGAACTTTCccttttaatatttcaaatttagtaaaatttttaacaaaccaaaattttttcactcATATAAAGATTTCTAAAATCTCAAATCAATCTTTACCATTGGAAACTGTTCAAAAATGGATCATACCGTATTTAACAGATACTAGAAGACATTTGAAAACTTTACTCCAAAAGGATAAAAGTAGCAGAAATGGTGATGGTGTaataatttggaattatAATTCTCATTCTATTGAACAATCTAAAGATTTCTTTATGATGGATGATCATGATGATGTCTCTTTAGaaaatctattaaaattaattgatacgacactatttttaatgtatttgaattatatcCCATCAATGGTAAGTACATTGATGAGAGTGGAAAATTCTTGTGATTTTAAAATCGTTTATgatcaattatttgaaaggAAAATGttcaaagaattattagatttttattatcaacaTGGTGAACATGAACAagctttaaaatttttaattggttTGAAATCTCATTTAAATGATCAAGATAAttattcatcatcaaatttACAATTCCAATGGTctcaaaatattcaatatttaattttaaattatttaaaacaattacCTTTGAGTCTTTTagatatcattattaattatgcAAATTGGTTAATGGAAAATGTTAAAGATGATGCGAAGtccaatattttgaaagaaatcTTCCTCTTAAGAGCAGAAAATTTCTCTTATCAAGATCAATTAAAAgtttatcaatatattgataaatttaattcaaaattatctttaaattttttagaaatcGTGGGTGCAGAAtctaaaattataaatcccaatattcatattaaattaattgaaagatatttatttgattttaataataatgataataattcaatgacaaaattgaaattaaatagtTTCTTAagaacaaataataaatataatccTGAAactattttgaaaattttacaaaattatttaaatgaggggaaaattccaaaagatcaagaaaattcattcaaatatttattaatttctcCTTTACAAAGATTGGGGAAACATGAAACTTCGTTGGATATCTTATATgatcaattaaatgattttaaaacttgTTCCAATTATTGccttcaaattttaaattcaaattcaaattcaaataatgataataatgacgATGACGATGACGATGACGATGACGATGGCAATggtaatgataaaaattctcaaaatgttttattatatttttttcaaaaaattattgattcttatcttttaaataatataacaacagaaataatattcttcttACAAATACATGGTAAAAATATCGATACAATTACActtttagaattaataccaaaaaactttaaattatttgatttaagTTTGACcttattcaattcaataaataaaacttcatttcaaaaagattattcaaaattaaaacaaaacttattacaattagaattaattaatatttcaaatgatattaatcaACTCTCTGCATCGTATAGCATATTGGATGAAACTTATTCTTGTCCTGTTTGCAGAAAAAATTTCCCAATTTATACTACTGGTACAATTTTATGGTTTAAAATTGGTCATCGTAATGTGGCCACTCATTATAATTGTGGGAAAGTATTAcaaaatagaattaatgagaagaaaaaattgacaACCCatcaaaatttgaaaactATTCAAAGTCTTAGAAATCAAGATAATACAGcatga